tgtacaggctgtagtgagtacaagttatgtacaggatatgaacaggatataaatatgaaaaaaactatacagaaatataagatatacagttatacagaaatgtgaactatgcaagttataaacagttgtaggattaaaaattattgtatgtacagaatgattatttacacagaactatacagtagtgcagttaagataagtgagatatgtggataatttctacagaggctgtataaagtgctagtggttgtgagtggtggttcagtccatgttattattgtgtgtttgagggtacagttgtccattgtgtgtgtgtgtgtgtgtgtaggtggttgtgggtgtgtgtatgttcagtccatgagtttaacgtgggtcagatgtcaggaggcagagttcaggagtctgacagctgtggggaagaagctgttccggtacctggtggtcttagtccggagtacggtgtacattttaggacatcgtcaggtctcaggaaaaaagttgtcaggtatcagtctcacacgaaaaattgtcaggtctcaggaaaaaagttgtCAGGTATCAGGAAAAAAGTTGTCAGGTATCAGTCTCACAtgaaaaattgtcaggtctcagactcagacggaaaaatgtcaggtctcagactcacacgaaaaaatgtcaggtctcagactcacacgaaaaaatgtcaggtctcagactcacacgaAAAATTGTCAGGACTCAGGAAAAAAGGtgtcaggtctcaggaaaaaaattgtcaggtctcagactcacacgaAAAATTGTCAGGACTCAGGAAAAAAGGtgtcaggtctcaggaaaaaaattgtcaggtctcagactcacatgaaAGAATGTAAGGTCTCAAGACTCACacgaaaaattgtcaggtctcagactcacacgaaaaaatgtcaggtctcagaatcACACTACATTCTttcatgtgagtctgagacctgacaatttttcgtgtgagtctgagacctgacatttttcatgtgagactgatacctgacaactcttttcctgagacctgacaacttttttcctgagacctgacgatgtcctaaaatgtacaccgtaccggaggctcctgtagcgcctcccagagggcaggagggtgaagagtccatgtgatgggtgactggggtctttgatgattttcccagcccttttcagacaccgcttcctgtagatgtcctttatggcaggaagtggtgctccggcgatgcgctgggcagttttcacgaccctctgcaacgccttccggtccgaggcagagcagttcccgtaccagactgttatacagttggtcaggatgctctcgatggtgcagcgatagaagttcaccaggatgtctgaggacaggtggttcttcctcagagtcctcaagaagaagaggcgctggtgagccttcttgaccagcttggagcagttggtcgtccagatgagatcctcggagatgtggactcccaggaacttgaagctgttcacacgctccacagccgtccccttaatgtggatgggtggatgtgggtcagcattcctcctgtagtccacgatgagctccttagtcttctcggtgttaagcagcaggttgtttgtgtcgcaccactcagccagacgatccacctcctccctgtaggcggtctcatcgttgtcactgatgaggccaatcaccgtggtgtcatctgcaaacttaatgatggtgttggaaccatcagcaggtctgcagtcgtgggtgaagagggagttgatgagcagcggttatccagccggacatgttgggggcggttggtcaggaagtccagtaaccatttgcagatgagggaactgatgcccaggtctgtcagtttcctgatgagttgtgaggggtggattgtattgaatgctgaactgaagtctgtaaacagcattctggcgtaggtgttgttgttgtccaggtgtgagaggacagagtgcagtgcgatggagactgcatcctctgtgctcctgttctggtggtatgcgaattggtgggggtccagggtgggggggaagacaggatttgaagtgtgctaagaccagcggCTCTAAggacttagtgatgatgggggtgagtgctactgggcggtagtcattgaggctataTGGTTAATTTATTCCATTTGCATTGATGGGGATGTTTTTTGCCCACTTACCTGATATGCTGCTCCACCTGTTCCCTCTTGCCTCTGAATCCTCCGGACGACAATAAAACAGTGAAGGAAGTGAGACTTGATAACGTCAGACAGAAAGGGGGTTTGTCCCTCCTGGCAGACCAAAGCTACAATGTCATTACCGATGTGCCTTTTTCTTTGTAGCTGTGCAGGGTGATGAGAAAAATGTTGGTTAGTGTCTAAAAAAAAGTTGATTCCTCCCTCCCCACATAAACTTAACTACACATAATATCCTCAGAGAGACTGTGAATCATCAGCACAAACAGACTGAGGATGATGTGTTTAATGACCTGCTGTGGGTCACCCTCTGTGTAAGGCAGTTTAGTTGCAACATGAAACATGATTTCTCTCCCACGAAAGGAAGTGTAGACTGcttcacttcctgtctgaccATGACACACATCCAGTCCTCCTCTAAAGCTGAGAAAAAGAGCGAGGAGAGAAGAAACCATGTGATTTTCCACATTTCTTGTGTCACTTTTTCACATTGTCAGGATACTTTACCCCGTGAATCCTTGCAGCTGAACTGTCTCTCCCAGAATAGACAGGAACTCTTTAAACTCCTCACTTTCCTCATTGTTACCCAGTATGTCTTCCTCAGTGAGCTACAGAGAAATGGATTTCTCTGAGAGGGATTGGTTATGATATGGTGCCATATTTTAGCCATTTTTATAAAAATGCATGGCATTTTGAAGTAAAGCGTCAGACTTACCTGCCTGTTCTTTTGGCACAAAACACCAAACTTGAAATTAGGAGACACTCTGTGTTCATCAAATGTGGTTATAAGTTCTGGAGCctgagagaggaagaagagagtgtTGAAGAGCAAAGAGCTTCACAGAAATCATGCTGACATGTCACAGTAGGAAAGGCACAGGGAGAAAAAACCATATGAGCTTCTTGGTATTACCTTTCTGCTCACTGTGACACTGTTTGGGACACCCGTTTGTGTTTAACTGAGCCATTCTTACTGTTTTTGGTGACACCAAAAATTGGCGTTCCTCCTGTGACGTATGTGAAATATGTGTCATTGTTTGGAGTCATTTCAGAGCATATTACCTTCAGGTAGCAGACCACGTCAAACTTTGAGACAGTCACTCGGTCACAAAGCATCTAGAAAGAATGTGAGGAAGAATTATAAGCGCTTGTCACGTATTCAGTGCTTGAAAGTGAGAACATTTATTCATGTACTGAGGTTTGATTTTGGGGTACCTTGAGTATTTCTTTAGGtttatttctcctttttctacTGCTTCTCAGAGTGAAACAATACTTTTTACTCTGCTgcatttttttacatatatttttttagaaaaactgcaAGATTAAAAAGTGCTACAGTCACCATTTGCAGTCCTGCAAAAAGTGCTGTCTGTTCAGTAGCTTGTAGGACCGACCTAAGCAGCAGCAACTTGATGTGATTTGAagtttctgtatgactttatcagacTCTCACTTCATTGCTTCAGTTCTTGGATGCTTGGAGACATTcctttatgcacagctctctttaactcccaccacagcatttcattcAGTTTGAAAACTGGACTTTGGACTGGGCCATTgaaacaccttgattcttttttttttctgttgcaggTTTGCTGCTGAGTTTGAAAtgattgtcctgttgcatggccGTGCAGTAGCTTTAACTGTCCAACCAGAGAGATGGCCTCCCGTTTGATTCTCCTTTacatacagaggagttcattgTCAACTTAATCACTGCAtgaagctgcaaaacaagcaaaactaTTACCCCACTGCCACTGTGCTTAACAGTGTGCATGAGGCGTTTGAGGTAACACGCTGTGTTTGGATTTTGCCAAACATTGCACTGTACACTGTGATCAAATATCTTCATTTTAGTCTCATTGGTCCAGAAGATATTGTTCCACAAATCTTGTGATGTCATGTTtattttagagagaagaggctttctcctggcagtGCTTCATATGaaccatacttgttcagtctttatCTAATTGTGCtatcatgaactttaacatttgatGTGCTAACTGAGGGCTACAGAGTCGGAGATATAactcttgggtttttttctacGAGCATTGCACAATCTGACCTTGGGGAGAATTTGCTGGCATGTCCATTACTGGAAGAgtgtggcattgtgttaactcACACACCTGATTGCTCCAACCCAACAAACTGCCAGTAGTTATGGTTTTATGGAGGAAGTCAGACTTGCGGATGATTGTTTCAGCACCTAGCTGCTACTTACtgtcttaattcctatggaagcattAAGGGTGTGCTTAATTTTTCACAGAACTACATAGAGTCcagtaaaaactttatttttcacataagTGTAGAAAGTAAGCCTATAAACAGTCTATAAAGTAGTTAGCCTTAGCCGCTCATCGTTTAGCTATTATGATGTCAGTGCatccataaaataataaaacacatatgtaaacttttaagtactttaaatacacagaatgtgcacaatTAATGCTTTTACttgaaataataatttttcaTTTGTGGTTATTATTTTGCCAAATAGAAATATAGGAATGATACTGTAAGAAGTTTGATACCTTTGCTAATTCAACTGCAGATGGCATGGTGGGGAAAAGAGACACAGAGAAGACTCCATGCAGAGAACACTCCTTCATCCTGTGAGACATAAAGCACGATCATTATGTCTCCTTTTCTGTGATGCAGTTTCTTGTAATAATCGATCAACCACGCTCTACATTAAACATACAAACTACAACAAAGAAACCATAAAGATTCCTTCCAGAGATACTTTAAGATCTTTTGTGATGCACAGCATGCACACTGGAAGTTTTAAATGACCTAGTTACGCTTGTAAAAGTTGCATATTAAACCATGATTGACTTCTAAAATGAAATTCTGCTTGTACCATGACACCTTTACATCAGATTTAAGTCAGATAAACATTCCTCTTTCCGCATGTGAATCTGAAAGTTCACACAATAGCCCTGGGAGAAAGACATTTTGGAGCTGAGGGGGCATTTAAGGAGAAGCACATTTTTGGCTGTATTGCAGCttagaataaaaaatatctCACAGTAAGCCAAAATAGTCAAAGATCTCCACCTTAGAATCACCCTGAGCCtattctcctcttcctccaaacacacagagagaaccAGCGGGCCCAAAGTTGGATCCACTGCTGTGAAAGAGTGATGGTACTGCGTGGCAAAAGGGTCAAAAACATTAATATCAGTGCAGAAGGATATTCCTAGAGATTTTACAGTTAAAGTCTACTTACTCGTGAGCGGAAGAACTCGTGATAGATTTTGGCCTCACCGTCTCTCTCCATGATGTCATAGCTCTCTGGGTCAACGCCATAGTGGGAAGAGGTGGGACTCACATCTACCAGTCTGTCCAGAGGGGGGTCTATCCAGTAGCCTCCCAGTTTCGAAGGAAGGATAAGCGGCAGCTCTCGCCCAGTTGTCAAAAGTGGAGACTGatagacacaaaaaagaagaatCTGATTGGGCTGATGTTTGTTTGGGGAAACGCCTGTTATCATCAGTACAGAGCCTGTGtcacttttttattattagtatcAAGTAGACAAACCTTGAGAGGAAGGGGGAATTCACATCGTTGCTCATCGATCCTGCTGCCCTGATTGACAAGAGCTTTAGTGATTACAAACATCTGCTGCTCAGGCATTGATGGATGCACACACTGCACAAAATGATTGACACTGTAACTCACCTGCAGCTTCTCTATGATTTCAAACAGCTCTGATtcctaatattaaaaaaaaaaaggtaaaatgcAAGTAGAGACAAAGGAAAGCAGAAGCACGGGTGAGGAAGAGGAACATGACACATATTTCAGTCAGTCTGTAAGAAACGGACTTCTTAGAAATGTAGAACATGGATATTCATCCCGTAGAGTGAATTAAAATTAAAGCGAGAAAGTGCACACTAAAAATGATAAGGATATCACCCTCTGGTTGCTGCTGGAAGAACGGAAAGGCTTGCGCTCACTGGCAGGAGAATCCAGGTTGTCCAGACTTTTGTCCTGTGCAGATTCAGGTCTGCAGCAACAGGTTGGTTTACACAGCAAGACAGCACAGTTAGTAACTCCTTACATTATACAGGAAAGGTTAACATGTTAACTCAAAAAAGCTGCAGTAGAGAAGAAAATAAAGCCTCACCCCGTCTCATCCCCACATGTGAATCTATCCACGCTGTAAACAAGGAAGTAAGAGCTTTTCAGAAACTTCTGCATAAACAGACAAGATGACTTCAATCTAAAAGAAGTGCCGTTTGTTCAGGTTATGCTGCTGCTCCAAGGACTTGTTTTGTGCACAA
The genomic region above belongs to Oreochromis niloticus isolate F11D_XX linkage group LG11, O_niloticus_UMD_NMBU, whole genome shotgun sequence and contains:
- the rap1gapl gene encoding rap1 GTPase-activating protein 2 — its product is MEREKRNDMSYSRKRSFTLGAYGSVDRFTCGDETGPESAQDKSLDNLDSPASERKPFRSSSSNQRESELFEIIEKLQGSRIDEQRCEFPLPLKSPLLTTGRELPLILPSKLGGYWIDPPLDRLVDVSPTSSHYGVDPESYDIMERDGEAKIYHEFFRSRYHHSFTAVDPTLGPLVLSVCLEEEENRLRVILRMKECSLHGVFSVSLFPTMPSAVELAKMLCDRVTVSKFDVVCYLKAPELITTFDEHRVSPNFKFGVLCQKNRQLTEEDILGNNEESEEFKEFLSILGETVQLQGFTGFRGGLDVCHGQTGSEAVYTSFRGREIMFHVATKLPYTEGDPQQLQRKRHIGNDIVALVCQEGQTPFLSDVIKSHFLHCFIVVRRIQRQEGTGGAAYQVSVTAREDVPPFGPVLPDPPVFTDHSKFREFLLAKLINAEISCYKAEQFSRLEVRTRSSLLENLQAELFTRSQCMMGDQSLIAVPTSEGLRGPSEGSGGFIENFKRAIRVRSHSFENLGVPRKNSSSTSQKAKTEKDGDSDKSSGPLPAPTDSLVAAELKDQTSPQEEI